A part of Liolophura sinensis isolate JHLJ2023 chromosome 1, CUHK_Ljap_v2, whole genome shotgun sequence genomic DNA contains:
- the LOC135481885 gene encoding homeobox protein OTX1-like — MVPYSSHTDSAGPSIPISVGSCSALSVSDNSCRDLSASDSSSGSLSASDGSSSACSASDSSRSAFPAIAITLAVAPVRPAHVSCHSKYMDSIPNGHKVPNPKSPGSYWEAVGHTTPDDGDGYNSFGEMDSDGDGKTNGAELGDPNCEWSPGSTPAGPATGHPGYRDSTGGGDGGFHGISLPQPESTTESEHHGHECKEHHHSHEKDKHHSHEKDKHHSHEKDKHHCEH; from the exons ATGGTTCCTTACAGCTCTCACACCGACAGTGCTGGTCCCTCCATTCCTATCTCCGTTGGTTCCTGCAGTGCTCTCTCCGTTAGTGATAATTCCTGCCGTGATCTTTCCGCCAGTGACAGTTCCTCCGGTTCCCTTTCCGCCAGTGACGGTTCCTCCAGTGCTTGCTCCGCCAGTGATAGTTCCCGTAGTGCTTTCCCCGCCATTGCTATTACCTTGGCGGTCGCTCCAGTTCGTCCAG CTCATGTCAGCTGCCATTCTAAGTACATGGATAGCATTCCTAATGGGCACAAAGTTCCCAACCCCAAAAGTCCGGGGTCCTATTGGGAAGCCGTGGGTCACACGACACCCGATGATGGAGACGGTTATAATTCTTTTGGGGAG ATGGACTCGGATGGTGACGGTAAAACCAACGGTGCCGAGTTGGGAGATCCAAATTGTGAATGGAGCCCTGGGTCCACCCCTGCCGGTCCGGCCACTGGACATCCAG GTTACAGGGACAGCACGGGGGGTGGGGACGGTGGATTCCACGGTATATCACTTCCCCAGCCAGAGAGCACGACAGAAAGCGAGCACCATGGTCACGAATGTAAGGAGCACCACCACAGTCACGAAAAAGACAAGCACCACAGCCACGAAAAGGACAAGCACCACAGTCACGAAAAGGACAAGCACCACTGCGAACACTAA